The Lemur catta isolate mLemCat1 chromosome X, mLemCat1.pri, whole genome shotgun sequence genome has a window encoding:
- the LOC123628539 gene encoding tubulin polyglutamylase complex subunit 2-like: MEKMSPPLLGCNKPHLEKLTLGITHGLESSPGVTEVTTLETAPAERHMISSWEQKNNCKMPEDFKTFYLMTSGFHMTWSVKPDEHTIPLGNMAINSISKVTQLNQSSMYSLPNAPTLPDLEDDTHEALAQDTEIWFLDRALYWYFVTDTFTAYYHLLITHLGLPQRQYAFTSYGISPQAKQ, translated from the coding sequence ATGGAGAAGATGTCACCCCCGCTGCTGGGCTGCAACAAGCCGCACCTGGAGAAGCTGACCCTGGGCATCACCCACGGCCTAGAATCTTCCCCAGGTGTGACAGAGGTGACCACCTTAGAAACGGCGCCTGCTGAACGTCATATGATTTCTTCATGGGAACAAAAGAATAACTGTAAAATGCCTGAGGATTTCAAGACCTTTTACCTGATGACCAGTGGCTTCCACATGACATGGAGTGTGAAGCCAGATGAGCACACCATTCCACTGGGCAACATGGCAATTAACAGCATCTCAAAAGTGACTCAACTCAACCAGTCTTCCATGTATTCACTTCCTAATGCACCAACTCTGCCAGACCTGGAGGATGATACACATGAAGCATTAGCACAAGACACTGAGATCTGGTTCCTGGACAGAGCATTATACTGGTATTTTGTCACAGACACCTTTACTGCCTATTATCACCTGCTCATCACCCACCTGGGCCTGCCCCAGCGGCAGTATGCCTTCACCAGCTATGGCattagcccacaggccaagcaatGA